In Tiliqua scincoides isolate rTilSci1 chromosome 16, rTilSci1.hap2, whole genome shotgun sequence, the DNA window ggctaaaactgggaggaggaggtaggattgatgatgatggtgatgatgatgaaggcTAAAACTGGAAAGGGTTgtagctgatgatgatgatgatgaaggctaaaactgggaggaggaggtaggattgatgatgatggtgatgatgatgaaggcTAAAACTGGAAAGGGTTgtagctgatgatgatgatgaaggctaaaactggggggaggaggtaggattgatgatgatggtgatgatgatgatgaaggctAAAATGGGAAGGGTTGTAGCtattgatggtgatgatgatgatgaaggctAAAACTGGGGGGGAGGTAGgattgatgatgatggtgataatGATGAAGGCTAAAACTGGGAAGGGTTGTagctgatgatgatgaagatgatgaaggCTAATactgggaggaggaggtaggaTTGATGATGATGGTGACGATGACGAAGGCTAAAACTGGGTGGGGTTGTAGCTATTGAGGAGGAGCCTCCTGCCCCTGTGCATCCATGGGGGTCCCCCGAAGGCGGTGGGGCGCAGGGGGCGCGCGTTCCCAGGGCTGCAGAGGAGCGGCGCGGGCCGGTCTCTTGGCCGCCCCGGAAGGGTTCCTttcggcgggcgggcgggcgatcGTTCGCGGAGGCTCCAGGAAGGGCGGGGCGGGcggttgcctgcctgcctgcctgcctgcggggCTCCCGGCCGGGCTCCTTCCCGGAGCAGCAGCAGGTCAGGGGCGCGGCTGGAGGGACGGGGCTGTGCGGTGCGCCCGGCGGAGCCCCGCGGGGACCCGGGCAGCGGAGGGGAGGAAGGCGCTGGAGGAggagttggaggaggaggaaggctgccGGGCGGTGGTTGGGTAGCCAGGGAGCCGTCGCTACATAGTCACCCCCtgtttgccctcacaacaaccctgcgaggtaggggGAGGCTGGGACAGAGTCAGGCCTAAGGTGCCAGGGGGACATAgttacctccttttgtcctcgcaacagcCCTTGGGGGTAGGACAAGGCTGGGAGAGAGTGACCACTGGGGAGTCAAGGGGGTACTTCGTCATCACCTTTTGTttgcacaacaaccctgcaaggtagagctaggctgggagagagtgactggcccaaggtccactggcatacctggggggggtagatagttctctccttttgtcctcgcaacagcCCTGTGGGGTAGGACAAGGCTGGGAGAGAGTGACCACTGGGGAGTCAAGGAGGTACTTCGTCATCAccttttgttttcacaacaaccctgcaaggtagagctaggctgggagagagtgactggcccaaggtccactggcatacctggggggggtagatagttctctccttttgtcctcgcaacagcCCTGTGGGGTAGGACAAGGCTGGGAGAGAGTGACCACTAGGGAGTCAAGGGGGTACTTCGTCATCAccttttgttttcacaacaaccctgcaaggtagagcTAGGCTGGGAGAGGATGACTGGCCAAAGGTCcattggcatacctgggggggtacATAGTTATCTCCTTTTGTACTagcaacagccctgcaaggtagggcAAAGTTGGGAgagggtgactggcccaaggtcaccaccaggaagcttcatggctgagcggggatttgaacctggtctttcaggatttgaacctgggtcttccagtaGAACTACTACACCacctggcttacctgggagtaagccccattgacgggGCACCACTGCCAACTGTTTTGTTTTCACTttatttttcaaagcaaaagaagccacCAACATTGCTGGCTTCTTTTAGTTTAAAAAGAAGTGAATCTGCGCAGCTCGGAGGGCCACCCTGATGTGAGGTCGGCCACGTCTTCCCTAAAaagaatggggagggaggagaaaagggGGCAGCCATCAGAGTGTTACAGAATTACTAACCCAGGAAActgcatggctgagcagggatttgaacccggaccTTCCAGCCCCAACTGAAGCAACTACCTGCCAAGGAAGACAGACAGGTAACAGGTGTGTAGGGACTGAGAAGCACCGAtcagtgaaaccgtggatacaatGTCAGTGGCTGCAGTCCCATATGCATCACTTGTAATCCCAAATGCATCACTTGGAAATAAGCCTCAGTTTTCCcgcctgtaaaatgggaataagcACTGGGAATAAGTAATATGTGGAGCCTCTTTGGGGTGCCTTGGTGATGCTAAAATACCTGCATTAATCacggtttttttgttttttttacttgtaGACCAGTCCCAGCGATACACGTTGCTATGTAGGCCATTTTCTTTGCATTCTCTTTGAAGATGGAGTTGTTCCTATATTGCCCTTCTCTTGGACTTCCTTCCCATGCCCTGGGCTTCTCATAAGGAAAGACTTACTTGTACTCAGTGCACCGAAATGAGGATGAACCCACCTGAGCCGTTTTCCCTGCATGCAATGGCACATACCTCAAGCACGGAGGGCCGAGCTCCTCCAAGCGTGCCCCCTAAAGTTGCTGGCAGGACCgcaaggaaggaggcaggggatAGCGGGTATCTGCCAACTGAGGACCAGCAAGAAATAGACCCGTCTTTTTTCAGCGATGCTTTAAGGTTCCCCCCGGAAGGATTCCTAGCCAGATCACAGCGCAAATCTTTCACCCCAAAGCCCCCCCGCAAGCCGAGGCTGGAACGGACCTTGTCTCTGGACGAGCTGATCTGGCAAAGGAGGAGGATTTTCCGGACAAGCCAGGAGGGCCCAGCAGACCCCCCTGAGACGACAAACTTCTCCCCTGGCTCTCTCCAGGGGAGCCCCCCTGTTGGGCACAGTCTGGCACCCTGCAGCGGCTGCCACCCTGACCAGCAGCCTCTGCCCGGTTCACACAGGGCCTctgaagctgccagcaccaggCTAGAGGAGCTGAGCCTTCTGGACTCCTGGGAGAAGATGCCTTCGTGCCACAAGCCCCAGCTGTCCAAGATCATTCCCACGCAGTCCCCGCCCCCTCTGGAACTCGAGGGCTCCTTCCCTTTGCTGAGGACTGCTAATCGGATTGACCCGGATTCTGCCGATTACCGGCCATGTTCCCAGAACTTCTTTGCCCGGGCAGGCAGTAGCTGGAGCGACACCCGGCTGCACAGCCGGGGGATGGTGTGTGACAACTGCTCCACGGCCTCCATGAAGTCCACCTTCAGCCTCCTGGCGCCGATCCGGGTCAGGGACGTGCGCAACAGGTGCGTGCCTTGGATTTAAAAGCTTTCCATTCTGCCCTAGAGATGTATACACTGTAACAAATTTCAGTTCCGTCTCAAAGatcctatagaccaggggtctccaaaccccggcccggggaccaaaTGCAGCCCTCaacgagcctctatctggcccgcggccagcctcttgtcccctgaaagcctctggcccacttgcctgaacatgaccagagctgtgctttgattgcatctggagggtgttctgagggtcggagaggctgagtgaatgagcccactcattcatttattcgttcatctaagtcccatctctaatttatttatttaaattttatatttaaatttttttccggccctcagcactgcgccagatatttcatgcagtcctctggccagaaagtttggagacccctgctatagactttGGCTCTGTGGCCCCACAATACAAGTTTCCAGTGGGGCCTAAGACCAGCCTTGTTTGTGATTGCAGCTGTCGGGATGCGGCAAAGCTGAAGAGCTATGAGCTCAAATCTGGCCCTCACCATAAACTCGATCATTTGAACTTAGGGAAGCCACTGATCTCTCAGCTTCaatcattcccccccaccccacaatatGGAGCTATTAACAGCCTTTACGAAGCATTTTAATAAGGACTGAGAGACCTGAGGTGAAGCACACTAGAAAACTGCAGTAGTGATAAGAATTCTTATTATTTATACAGTGCTTTCAAAGGGTCAAAGTGCTTCATGTGCATCACCTTGCTTCCCTTACAACtgccctgcaaggtaggtcagtTGGACTGTCTCTGTGTTGCtgaagagcagaggctgagagGGCAGGCCTTGTCCAAGGTCAGCTTGGGCCAGGGACATCCTGGTAGCTTCAGTTTCTCGGTTGCCGTGTGCTGCTTGTTCCAACGCAGCCATAACCATAATGAAATGTCAGTCCAGGTGGCTGAAGGTGAACCAGCCCATGAGCTCCAGGCGAAGGCAGGGTTCAGACTCCAACCAAGCCAGAGTTTTCTGTCTTCTTTGCTCTTTCTGTTGGTGTTTGATGATGTTTAATTGTTGCATTTCTTTATTGTGAACCCCTCTGGGAGTCGAAAAGGATAAGGATAAAgtccttaatttttttaaatgcttagTTTTGACAGATAAGATGCACATGCCTTTAAAAACTACAATCTGAGGGGTGGCTGTTCATAACTGGCATGTAAACTGGTTGCCACTGGGTAATGCAGCTGTGATGAGAGCATGAGTGGCTTCTCTATAGCacaagtccttgccacaggatgtggtgatggcatctggcctggacacctttaaaaggggattggacagctttctggaggaaaattccattatgggttacaagccatgatgtgtaagtgcaacctcctgattttagaaatgggctctgtcagaatgccagatgcaagggagggcaccaggatgcaggtctcttgttatctggtgtgctccctggggcatttggtgggccgctgtgagatacaggaagctggacagatgggcctatggcctgatccagtgaggctcttctgatgttcttatgttcagctgacaaggttgggcaccaggatgcaggtctcttgttatctggtgtgctccctggggcatttggtgggccgctgtgagatacaggaagctgaactagatgggcctatggcctgatccagtggggctgttcttatgttcttaactacaattcccaggaagccttgcaggtctcttgttatctggtgtgctccctggggcatttggtgggccgctgtgagatacaggaagctggactagatgggcctgtggcctgatccagtggggctgttcttatgttcttaagtctgtCTTTGGCCCCTCAGCAGGGTGACCCAACATGCAGCGTGCATGGTTCAGAAACTTTGTGGAGAAGCAGGCAGGGATAGTGGTCTTCCCCTGGGCAGAGCCCACTGAATCAGGTTCCTGTAGGGAGGCATGTTTTGTGACTGTTTACAGTTTGAGTACTCTTGAAATATTTCAGTCTGCTTTGCAGGTGGTGCTGAGTGGATTGAGGGATGTTCACTGAAAATTGAGTGTCAAGAgagaacagactaaagaaaatattactttacccagcgtgtaattaggctgtggaactccttgcccaggatgtggtgatggcatctggcctagatgcctttgaaaagagttaggacagattggtggaggaaaagtccgttgCAGGTGACAAGCCACGGTGGGTGTACCACCCTCCTGTttctagaagcaggctacctctgaatgccagatgccagagggtggcaataggatgcaggtttcttgttgtcttgtgtgctccatgaaacATCTGGAAGTCCCCTGTGAGCTGCAGGAAAATGGACTAGGTGACCATAGATTTGTCTTTcccctggcaactcctgcgacgccactggaaccaaccgtattggcttttgcctttccattggaccatttcagcgacaaggagaggggggatttgctgcatgggaaacagtctatcctccatatcgacgttacccaggcttcacgctctggagaggacattctgttccagaaccaccatccagagcgtgatacaatagtcttccaagacatgattggcaaccttcagtctcgaaagactatggtataagcctacagcacccggtattcccaggcggtctcccatccaagtactaaccaggcctgaccctgcttagcttccgagatcatggtataagcctacagcacccggtattcccaggcagtctcccatccaagtactaaccaggcctgaccctgcttagcttccgagatcatggtataagcctgcagcacccagtattcccaggcagtctcccatccaagtactaaccaggtctgaccctgcttagcttctgagaacagacgagatcgggcatatgcagggtaatgTATGTCTTTCCCCACAGAAGTTACTTGGAAGGCAGCCTCCTTGCGAGTGGTGCATTGCTGGGTGCAGAAGAGCTGACCCGCTACTTCCCTGACCGGAGCATTGGAATCTTTGTAGCCACCTGGAACATGCAGGGCCAAAAGGTGAGGCTTGGCctaggggaaggaagggggcaaaacatgCTTGCTGCCCAGATGTGCAAGTGGTGCAACTGGACAGGGACACCTCCAAGGGCACAGGGACAGTGCAGCTTGGCTCATGCGCCTCAAAGCAGGTAATGGGGCTGCGCAGTGACAATGGCGGCTTCTGTATATACTCTTGCACCTGGCCAACTCTGCTGCTTGAATCAGTGTCTGCTCAGCGGTGATTTGTGGCGACCGTGTTGTGAGGTCTGTGATCCCCAAATCCTGGCAAACTTAGAAGCAGGGAGGGCAGTGCTGTTGGCAGTCTGGCAGCGGAAGGAGAactgaaggaagggaggaagccgGTCCCTGCGATACTTTTGGTTAAGGATTTGCCTCTTGGCCATGATTGGAATGTGGGCAGCTCGCGGCTACCATGGTGGGTCTGTCCTGGCTCAGCAGTGGCCAcactggccagcagcagcagctctccagggtctggGCAGAAAAGAGCCTTTCCAGGCCTGCCTGGAGGTGCTGTTGGAGACCAGACTTGCTTGGGGCCTTCCCCATGGGAAGCAGAAATGACTCCGTCCCTGAGCTGCGGCCTCTTCTCCCTGGGGTACCAAAGATAGAAAGTGAGGGGGCAGGATCGatgtgggggg includes these proteins:
- the INPP5E gene encoding phosphatidylinositol polyphosphate 5-phosphatase type IV isoform X3, which translates into the protein MPWASHKERLTCTQCTEMRMNPPEPFSLHAMAHTSSTEGRAPPSVPPKVAGRTARKEAGDSGYLPTEDQQEIDPSFFSDALRFPPEGFLARSQRKSFTPKPPRKPRLERTLSLDELIWQRRRIFRTSQEGPADPPETTNFSPGSLQGSPPVGHSLAPCSGCHPDQQPLPGSHRASEAASTRLEELSLLDSWEKMPSCHKPQLSKIIPTQSPPPLELEGSFPLLRTANRIDPDSADYRPCSQNFFARAGSSWSDTRLHSRGMVCDNCSTASMKSTFSLLAPIRVRDVRNRSYLEGSLLASGALLGAEELTRYFPDRSIGIFVATWNMQGQKELPEVLDDFLLPPDPDYAQDMREWEIRLQETLGPHYVMLYAAAHGVLYMSVFLRRDLIWFCSEVEYATVTTRIVSQIKTKGALGICFTFFGTSFLFITSHFTSGDGKVYERVLDYNKTIQALALPRNLPDTNPYRSSPSDVTTRFDHVFWFGDFNFRLSEEREVVEQILNQGLETDVSKLLQYDQLTKEMDNGSIFKGFQEPPIRFRPSYKFDVGRDTYDTTTKQRTPSYTDRVIFRSRQKDDIQTVKYSSCLGVKTSDHRPVYGLFRVKVKPGRDNIPLAAGQFDRELYLTGIRRRITRELEKKRALKDQKSSTVCSVS